In the Pseudonocardia sediminis genome, AGTGCCCGCCGTCACCCGGCCTGTCGCGGATATGCCGGGTGGATGCCCTGCTCCTGCCGAGCCCGTCTCCGTAGCGTCGACACCGTCCGATCGGGACTCCGACGCCTGGGACGGTGACAGTTCAGTGCTGCGACGCGACTTCCTCCGAGCGAGCGGCTCGCTCGCGCTCTCCGGCCTCCTTGGAAGCGTGCTCGGAGACACCAGCTCGAACGCCACGACGATCGACGTCGCCACCGACCTGTCGAACCGGCTCACCAGCCTGCGCCGCCTCGACGACACCCTCGGCGGCGCTGACACCTACCGCCTCTACAACGCCGAGGCCGAACTCTCCGCGCGGATCCTCCAGGGCGGCACCGCGGGCGAGGTCGTACAGCGCGCGCTCCTGGCCGTGCACGCCGAGCAGTCGCAGCAGGCCGGCTGGGCCGCATTCGACGCCGGATGGCACGACCTGGCCCGCGAGCACTTCCGTCGCAGCCACGCCGCCGCCCTCGAGTCCGGCGACCCCGGCCTGGCTGGGAACGCACTCGCCTTCCACGCCTACCAGCTCATCGCCCTCGGCAAGCCTGCACGAACGATCTCGGAGAAGTCGGTCCAGGCCGCCGGCCAGGACGGCGTCGACCCCGGCGTCCGCGCCCTGCTCTACTCCCGCGCCGCCTGGACATTCGCCCTCGACGGCGACGCCGACACCACCGCCCGCTGCCTCGGCCTCGCTGAGGAGGCCCACGCCGTCGCCGAAGCCCGCACCCCGGACTACGCCGCGTGGATCGACGCAGACGAGCTGGCCATCATGACCGGCCGCTGCTGGTCCGAACTCCGCCGACCGCTCCGCGCCGTCCCCGTCCTGGAGAGCGCGCTGGGTCGGTACAGCGACGCGCACGCCCGCGACAAGGCGCTCTACTCCTCGTGGCTGGCGCAGAGCTACGCCGACGCCGGGGAGGTCGAGCAGGCCGCCGAGACGATCACGGCCAGCCTGCGGGTGATGGGCAACGTGGCCTCGGTGCGACCGCGGCAGCGGCTCGCCGAGGTCGCCGCGCGGCTCGGGCAGCACCACGGCGACGTCCCAGCCGTGCGGGAGCTACTTCGCGGTGACGCGCTCCACCCACTCGACGTACGCCACTGACGCACGAGCGATCGGTACCGCCGTCACCTCGGGGTTCTGCCACTTGTGGTGCTCGATGAGGTGCGCCTCCAGTTCGTCGTAGCGAGCGGCGGTGGTCTTGAACGAGACCACCCACTCCTCGCCCTCGCCGAACTCACCGGCATGCCAGAAGACCGAACCAACCGGCCCTGCAACTTGACTACCTGCCGCCAGGCCAGACGAAATCACCGAACGCGCAAGAACAATTGCGGCGGCGCGGCTGGGTACCGCCGTCGAGACGGACAAGAGATCGGCCATGCCCGACAGCATAGGCGACGACTGGAACTACTGACTTCGACCGTTGGCCTTGTCCTTCTCTGCGATCTCGTACACACGAACCAAGAGCAGTTCCTCGAAGGTGGGGTCCGCCAGGAGTGGTTGCAAATCTGGATCTGACTGCATATGCAACTTCAAGACACCCAACATCTGACCGAGACTCATGCGATCACGACGCCCGAGCTTTCCGCCGATAACGCTGTTGATTGCCTTATCCGTAGGACGCCCCGGTCGCAGCTCGCGCCCATAGCGCGAGACAATCTCCGCTAGCAGCTGAGCCGACGATGCAGATCCACGCGGCGGAAGCGAGGTGTCGATGTGCTGAAACCACCACACCTGCTTACCATTTAGATCAATCTTGCCACTACGGAAGCTGGACGCCACCAGCGATTCCACCGGTTTACGTCCACCTGACAGAACGATTGGAGTCCCGCTCGACCGGAACAGCTTGGGCGAGAGCGCATCCCCTTGATGCAGGGCGAACGTGTACCCACTCGGAAGGTAGTCCACCAGTGAGATCAATCCGGCGTGGGCGCTAACGTCGCAGTACGCGACGCCTTGAAGCCAATCCGCGACATTCAATGACTCAGTCACTAGCCGCTTCATGTAGCGATCCGGCATCAGCACTCGAGATGCGAATTCGTTTGCCTCCCGCTCCCGCACACCAAGCGCAGAGTACGCAGAATTATCGATGTGGCACGACTCAAGCGACTCCGTATGCCATGGAATCGAAATATGACCCCACTCATGGGCCGCCGTGAATCGCTTACGTCTCGACGGCTGGTTCATGCGCAGAAACGCCCGTGGACGCCCCGGGTGGGACAGACCCAGAACAAGACCATCTACCGACTGTTCCCAGACCAAGTGCTCTACATCCGCGACACCTTCAAGGAGTGCGAGAACATCCACAGGAGGTGTAAGATCGTACCGCTCAACGAGCGTGTCAGCCAACTTCCGGGAACTCATCCGAACCGATTCGCCCCGTCTGCTTTAGCCAAGCAAATAGACTTAGTGCTTCCTTGTCACTAGTGGCCCTTGCCGCCAGTGCATAGCTCGCCGCTGACTGCATATCTGCGATAGGTCGACCCTGATACCTTGCTGCGACGATTGTCCTTAGAGAACTCGGGCGCTCAGCCCACAATTGATATTCGAAGCGACTCAACCCAAGGAAGTCATGCAGCTCCAAGGGATTCCCCCTCGGTGCGCCATCAGCTTCATGCCAGACATCGACCCAGTCATCAATGTCGTCAAGCAGCGCTGCGCCAGCGAGGCAGGCGTCGATGAAAGTCTGCGCCTCAGACATCGATCCTCCTCCCAGGAACTGGCGGACCTATCATCGCACCTGTGAAGGCGTCAAGTACACCCAGGTGGCGCCCTCGCTTGTTAAAGAGTTCGATGTGCCCGTGCTGGCGGTCCCAGGTGTAGAGCCGTGGTTCGTCCCTGGAGCGCCAGCGCTGACTTCCGTGCACGAATCCGAGGTACTCGACATCGCCACTCTTGAGATAGCAGCCTTCGGGTATCGGCACGGGTGACGGAGGCGGCCAGTCATCTGGGCGCAATCCGTGCGATACCTCATCTGGCACGGGCGCAGTCTACGAGTGGCGGTTTCAGACCCGCCTCACCCGGTCGCCCTCTGCGCCGCCACGATCAGGGCGCGGCCTCGTTGCAGAGGGTCGCCTCGGCATCCGGCTGGCGAGCCCTCCAGCGGCCCGCTGGTCGGCCTCGGAGATCCACGCCGAGTAGACCCGCAGGGTCGTCACCCCACCCCCACCGTGCCCCAGGCGGCCGGCGACGGTGCGGATGTCCACCCCCGCCGCGATCAGCTCCGTCGCCGAGTAGTGCCGCAGCTTGTGCAGCGTCGTCTCGATCCCCAGCCGCCGCGCGAGGCGCTCGTACCGCTGCGTCACCGTGTCCGGCTTCAGGAACTCCGACCCGTCCGGGCTCGACGAGAAGACGAACCCGTCTGCCCGCAGCTCGACGCCCAACGCGGCGGCGACCCGTTGCTGCTCGGCGCGGTGTTCCCGGAGCATCTCGACCGTCTCCGCGTCGAGCGCGATCCGGCGCTGCTGGTGCGTCTTGAGGTCCGCCAGCTCGGGCCGCCCGTCGGCGCCCTTCCGCACGGCCTCCCGGATCCACACGACGGCGCGGTCCGCGTCGTCGATCTCCAGCAGGTGCCAGCGCAGCGCGCAAAGCTCGCCGCGCCGCATCCCCGTCGTCGTGATCAGCCACAGGAGGGCACCCCACGCCGGGTCTTTGTCCCACGCCTCGGTGAGGATGCGCGCCGCCTGGGCGGGCGTCGGCGGCCGCGGGTTCGGCGGTTTCGCCGCCGGCGGCTCGCCCTCGGCGATCGGGTTGACCGCGACCCACCGCCAGCGGACGGCCCGACGGAACGCACCGGACAGCACGTAGTGCACCGCCCGCACCGCGGACACGCCGAGCGGCCGGCACCGGTGCGGCCGGCACCGGTCGTCGCACTCGTGGTCGCCGTCGGTCCGGTGGTCGACCCCGCCGCGGCCCGTACAGTGCTTCCGGCACCGGCGCAGCTCGGCGTAGAGCGAGTCCAGGATCTCCGCGTCGACCTGCCCGACGGCGACGCGGCCGATCAGCGGGCCGATGTGGTTGCGGGCGAG is a window encoding:
- a CDS encoding XRE family transcriptional regulator; translation: MDQNSSDEPWGHQLRRWRDEVQRWSQQDLVDHVVRLAFTTNEERGTKLDVRLVGRWETGSVQRPQAVYRRLLDQLGAPVPSARRVPAVTRPVADMPGGCPAPAEPVSVASTPSDRDSDAWDGDSSVLRRDFLRASGSLALSGLLGSVLGDTSSNATTIDVATDLSNRLTSLRRLDDTLGGADTYRLYNAEAELSARILQGGTAGEVVQRALLAVHAEQSQQAGWAAFDAGWHDLAREHFRRSHAAALESGDPGLAGNALAFHAYQLIALGKPARTISEKSVQAAGQDGVDPGVRALLYSRAAWTFALDGDADTTARCLGLAEEAHAVAEARTPDYAAWIDADELAIMTGRCWSELRRPLRAVPVLESALGRYSDAHARDKALYSSWLAQSYADAGEVEQAAETITASLRVMGNVASVRPRQRLAEVAARLGQHHGDVPAVRELLRGDALHPLDVRH
- the cutA gene encoding divalent-cation tolerance protein CutA is translated as MADLLSVSTAVPSRAAAIVLARSVISSGLAAGSQVAGPVGSVFWHAGEFGEGEEWVVSFKTTAARYDELEAHLIEHHKWQNPEVTAVPIARASVAYVEWVERVTAK
- a CDS encoding ImmA/IrrE family metallo-endopeptidase; amino-acid sequence: MADTLVERYDLTPPVDVLALLEGVADVEHLVWEQSVDGLVLGLSHPGRPRAFLRMNQPSRRKRFTAAHEWGHISIPWHTESLESCHIDNSAYSALGVREREANEFASRVLMPDRYMKRLVTESLNVADWLQGVAYCDVSAHAGLISLVDYLPSGYTFALHQGDALSPKLFRSSGTPIVLSGGRKPVESLVASSFRSGKIDLNGKQVWWFQHIDTSLPPRGSASSAQLLAEIVSRYGRELRPGRPTDKAINSVIGGKLGRRDRMSLGQMLGVLKLHMQSDPDLQPLLADPTFEELLLVRVYEIAEKDKANGRSQ
- a CDS encoding colicin E3/pyocin S6 family cytotoxin, whose protein sequence is MPDEVSHGLRPDDWPPPSPVPIPEGCYLKSGDVEYLGFVHGSQRWRSRDEPRLYTWDRQHGHIELFNKRGRHLGVLDAFTGAMIGPPVPGRRIDV
- a CDS encoding tyrosine-type recombinase/integrase, which translates into the protein MASNRRAKGSVETLPSGALRVRVYAGIDPVTGRRHYLTEQVPAGRNAEREAEAVRARLVAEVAERRNPRTRATVAELLERYLAQFDGSPNTLRYYEGLARNHIGPLIGRVAVGQVDAEILDSLYAELRRCRKHCTGRGGVDHRTDGDHECDDRCRPHRCRPLGVSAVRAVHYVLSGAFRRAVRWRWVAVNPIAEGEPPAAKPPNPRPPTPAQAARILTEAWDKDPAWGALLWLITTTGMRRGELCALRWHLLEIDDADRAVVWIREAVRKGADGRPELADLKTHQQRRIALDAETVEMLREHRAEQQRVAAALGVELRADGFVFSSSPDGSEFLKPDTVTQRYERLARRLGIETTLHKLRHYSATELIAAGVDIRTVAGRLGHGGGGVTTLRVYSAWISEADQRAAGGLASRMPRRPSATRPRPDRGGAEGDRVRRV